From Oryza sativa Japonica Group chromosome 4, ASM3414082v1, one genomic window encodes:
- the LOC4334903 gene encoding caffeate O-methyltransferase-like protein 2 — protein MDKMTPAADGDDDETTCIRALELIFTFVVPMTLKATIKLGLLDALTGGGHALTADELAAAAQLPAEAASSVDRMLRLLASLDVVKCAPTDTGGEAAVRRYTPAPVCRWFAGERSLAPLAMFLLDDDYLSTWNQLPAAVAGGDGQVAFEKARGMPMFEYMGTNRRLNTLFNQAMVQQSTVVIGKLLERFQGFDGVSVLVDVGGGTGATLEMITSRYKNITGVNFDLPHVIAQAPSLPGVKHIAGNMFESVPNGDAIFLKSMLHLHNDEDCIKILKKCHQALTHNGKVIAVEILLPAIPEPVPTAQNPFRMDMIMLNNHWGGKERTEPEFAKLAVECGYTGVFQATYIFANYWALEFSK, from the exons ATGGACAAAATGACTCCGGCGGCtgatggcgacgacgatgagACGACATGCATCCGTGCCTTGGAGCTAATCTTCACCTTTGTCGTTCCCATGACACTCAAGGCGACGATCAAGCTTGGCCTCCTCGACGcactcaccggcggcggccacgcacTCACCGCCGACGAGCTGGCCGCGGCCGCGCAACTGCCGGCCGAGGCGGCGTCGTCGGTGGACCGCATGCTGAGGCTCCTCGCGTCGTTGGATGTCGTCAAGTGCGCCCCGACAGACACTGGAGGCGAAGCAGCTGTCCGGCGGTACACGCCAGCGCCGGTGTGCAGGTGGTTTGCCGGCGAAAGGTCTCTGGCACCGCTGGCCATGttcctcctcgacgacgactACCTGAGCACCTGGAATCagttgccggcggcggtggccggcggcgacgggcagGTGGCGTTCGAGAAGGCTCGCGGGATGCCCATGTTCGAGTACATGGGGACGAACCGCCGGCTGAACACGCTCTTCAACCAGGCCATGGTGCAGCAGTCGACGGTGGTGATCGGCAAGCTGCTCGAGCGATTCCAGGGGTTCGACGGCGTCAGCGTgctcgtcgacgtcggcggGGGCACCGGCGCCACCCTGGAGATGATCACTTCGAGGTACAAGAACATCACCGGCGTTAACTTCGACCTGCCTCATGTCATTGCTCAGGCTCCATCTCTTCCGG GTGTCAAACATATAGCTGGAAATATGTTTGAGAGCGTACCTAATGGAGATGCAATTTTCTTGAAG TCGATGCTCCACCTACATAACGATGAGGACTGCATCAAGATCCTCAAGAAGTGCCACCAAGCACTCACACACAACGGGAAGGTGATTGCTGTTGAGATACTTCTCCCAGCGATTCCAGAGCCGGTCCCAACAGCACAAAACCCATTCCGGATGGACATGATCATGCTCAACAATCACtggggaggaaaggagaggacGGAACCAGAGTTTGCTAAGCTAGCCGTGGAATGTGGCTACACCGGTGTATTTCAAGCAACCTATATTTTCGCTAACTATTGGGCTCTTGAGTTCAGCAAGTAG